A stretch of the Azorhizobium caulinodans ORS 571 genome encodes the following:
- a CDS encoding response regulator transcription factor, with translation MISIIDDDESVRLATESLVRSLGLGASAFASAEAFLSSPERQSTACVITDVQMPGMSGIDLQARLRSDGDGVPLIFITAFPEERIRSQAHAGGAIGFLAKPFEGDEMIRCIDDALRTTGQARP, from the coding sequence ATGATTTCGATCATCGACGATGACGAGTCCGTGCGTCTCGCCACAGAAAGTCTCGTCCGCTCCCTTGGACTGGGCGCCAGCGCTTTCGCCTCCGCCGAAGCCTTCCTGAGCTCGCCGGAGCGGCAGAGTACCGCGTGTGTCATCACCGATGTTCAGATGCCCGGCATGAGCGGCATCGATCTGCAGGCGCGCCTGCGCTCCGATGGCGATGGCGTCCCGCTCATCTTCATCACTGCCTTTCCCGAGGAGAGGATCCGCAGCCAGGCCCACGCCGGCGGCGCAATCGGCTTCCTGGCAAAGCCCTTCGAGGGCGACGAGATGATCCGGTGCATCGACGATGCCCTGCGGACGACGGGGCAGGCGCGCCCTTGA
- a CDS encoding efflux RND transporter permease subunit, producing MSASSEKCASLSAWFIRHPIGTSLLMAGLLVLGLAAFFQLPVAPLPDVDFPTLQVSTQLPGASPEIIATSVTQPLERQFGEIPGVAQMTSISTQGNSSITLQFNLEVNINAAAQLVQAAINAAGGQLPNDLPSPPSYREVNPADPPILVLALSSQTLPIIRVDDFAENVLEQHISQIEGVGQVLVFGQQKPSVRIQVDPAKVSSLGLSLEDLRQAIVSTTVNGPKGTVQGQRRTFTLLDNDQITQAGPWQDAILAYRNGAPVRVRDIGRAVEAPENTQLAAWANGKPAILLPVFKLPGANVIATVESIKQRLPALPASAPAGLDISVLSDRTATIRASVSDVEKTLVITVVLVVAVIFVFLRSFWATVIPSVAVPLALIGTFGAMYALHYSLDNLSLMALSIAIGFVVDDAIVMLENIERHLEMGKTALQAALDGSAEIGFTILSISLSLVAVFIPLLLMGGLVGRLFQEFAVTVTITIAVSAFVSLTLTPTLCALVLKPRQENRHGRLYLFAERCFDALLAAYRRTLDIALAHRAVTLATFIGAVTATGWLFYTIPKGFFPQQDTGLIIGISEAAQDSSFAAMAAHQRQLGEIVASDPDVATVGMTIGANAGQTVNEGRMFITLKPRDQRQASAFEIVDRLERRLRNVEGAALFLQVAQDLNVGGRVARTQFQYTLQDENLAELNIWAPKILARLRTLPQLTDVATDQQSSGATLTLTVDREKAARLGVSLADIDATLYDAFGQRQVTQYFTQLNSYHVILEVLPELQNSPHALERIYLKSAITGASVPLSDVARWSSVPSTFLAINHQSQFPSVTLSFNLAQGTSLGEAVAAVERAKADLSVPATLSASFQGNAQAFQSSLGSEPYLVAAALLVIYVILGVLYESYIHPLTILSTLPSAGLGALISLSVFHFDFSIIALVAVLLLIGIVKKNGIMIVDFALERERAGASPLEAIREACLLRFRPILMTTMAALLAGVPLLVGTGTGSELRQPLGCAIVGGLIVSQLLTLYTTPVIYLYLDRISRRSRRSPSAVESIG from the coding sequence ATGAGTGCGAGCAGCGAGAAGTGCGCCTCCTTGTCCGCCTGGTTCATCCGCCATCCGATCGGCACCTCCCTGCTCATGGCGGGCCTTCTGGTGCTGGGCCTTGCGGCGTTTTTCCAATTGCCCGTGGCACCGTTGCCGGACGTGGACTTCCCCACGCTTCAGGTCTCGACGCAGCTTCCCGGCGCGAGCCCGGAAATCATCGCCACCTCGGTCACCCAGCCGCTGGAACGGCAGTTCGGCGAGATTCCCGGCGTGGCGCAGATGACGTCCATCAGCACGCAGGGCAACAGCTCGATCACCCTGCAATTCAACCTCGAGGTGAATATCAACGCCGCCGCGCAGCTCGTGCAGGCCGCGATCAACGCGGCCGGCGGCCAGCTTCCGAACGACCTGCCCTCCCCGCCATCCTATCGGGAGGTCAACCCCGCCGATCCGCCCATTCTGGTCCTCGCCCTGTCCTCGCAGACCCTCCCCATCATCCGCGTGGACGATTTCGCCGAGAACGTGCTCGAACAGCACATCAGCCAGATCGAGGGCGTCGGGCAGGTGCTGGTGTTCGGACAGCAGAAGCCCTCGGTGCGCATCCAGGTGGATCCGGCCAAGGTGTCCAGCCTCGGGCTCTCGCTGGAAGACCTCCGGCAGGCCATCGTCTCGACCACCGTGAACGGCCCCAAGGGCACCGTGCAGGGCCAGCGCCGCACTTTCACATTGCTGGATAACGACCAGATCACGCAGGCCGGTCCCTGGCAGGACGCCATCCTCGCCTATCGCAACGGCGCGCCCGTCCGCGTGCGTGACATCGGCCGGGCGGTCGAGGCTCCGGAGAATACCCAGCTGGCCGCTTGGGCGAATGGCAAGCCCGCCATTCTTCTGCCGGTCTTCAAGCTGCCCGGTGCCAACGTCATCGCGACCGTCGAGAGCATCAAGCAGCGGCTGCCCGCGCTTCCGGCCAGCGCGCCGGCCGGGCTCGATATCTCGGTCCTCAGCGACCGCACCGCGACGATCCGTGCCTCGGTGAGCGACGTGGAGAAGACGCTGGTCATCACGGTCGTGCTCGTGGTGGCGGTGATCTTCGTCTTCCTGAGGAGCTTCTGGGCCACGGTCATTCCGTCCGTCGCCGTGCCCCTCGCGCTCATCGGCACGTTCGGCGCCATGTATGCGCTGCATTACAGCCTCGACAACCTCTCGCTCATGGCGCTCAGCATCGCCATCGGCTTTGTGGTGGACGACGCGATCGTCATGCTCGAGAACATCGAGCGGCATCTGGAAATGGGCAAGACGGCGCTTCAGGCGGCGCTCGACGGCTCGGCGGAGATCGGTTTCACCATCCTTTCCATCAGCCTCTCGCTGGTGGCCGTCTTCATCCCCCTTCTGCTCATGGGCGGTCTCGTCGGACGGCTATTCCAGGAATTCGCTGTCACCGTCACGATCACCATCGCCGTTTCGGCCTTCGTCTCGCTCACCCTGACGCCGACGCTCTGCGCACTGGTACTGAAGCCGCGGCAGGAGAACCGCCATGGCCGGCTGTACCTTTTTGCGGAGCGCTGCTTCGATGCGCTGCTCGCGGCCTATCGCAGGACGCTCGACATCGCTTTGGCACACCGCGCCGTGACGCTCGCAACCTTCATCGGCGCTGTCACAGCCACCGGCTGGCTGTTCTACACCATCCCCAAGGGCTTCTTCCCCCAGCAGGACACCGGCCTCATCATCGGCATCTCCGAGGCGGCGCAGGATTCCTCCTTTGCCGCCATGGCGGCCCACCAGCGCCAGCTCGGTGAGATCGTGGCTTCCGATCCGGATGTGGCGACGGTCGGCATGACCATCGGTGCCAACGCAGGCCAGACGGTGAACGAGGGGCGGATGTTCATCACCCTCAAGCCGCGCGACCAGCGGCAAGCCTCGGCTTTCGAGATCGTGGACCGGCTGGAACGGCGGCTGCGCAACGTCGAAGGCGCCGCGCTATTTCTACAGGTGGCGCAGGATCTGAACGTGGGCGGCCGCGTGGCGCGCACCCAGTTCCAATACACGCTGCAAGACGAGAACCTCGCGGAACTGAACATCTGGGCGCCGAAGATCCTCGCCCGCCTGCGCACGCTCCCACAGCTCACGGATGTCGCGACCGACCAGCAATCCTCCGGGGCGACCCTGACGCTGACCGTGGACCGCGAGAAGGCCGCTCGCCTTGGCGTCAGCCTCGCCGACATCGACGCCACGCTCTATGACGCCTTCGGCCAGCGGCAGGTGACACAATATTTCACCCAGCTCAACAGCTACCACGTCATCCTCGAGGTTCTGCCGGAGCTTCAGAATTCGCCGCACGCGCTGGAACGGATCTATCTGAAATCGGCGATCACCGGCGCGTCCGTGCCACTCAGCGACGTGGCCCGATGGTCGAGCGTGCCCAGCACCTTTCTGGCTATCAACCACCAGTCCCAATTCCCGTCAGTCACCTTGTCCTTCAATCTCGCCCAGGGCACCTCGCTCGGAGAGGCCGTGGCCGCGGTGGAGAGGGCAAAAGCCGATCTCTCCGTGCCGGCGACGCTCAGCGCGTCCTTCCAGGGCAATGCGCAAGCCTTCCAGAGTTCGCTCGGCAGCGAGCCCTATCTGGTCGCGGCCGCGCTGCTGGTCATCTATGTCATTCTGGGCGTGCTGTACGAGAGCTACATCCACCCCCTCACGATCCTCTCGACGCTGCCGTCGGCAGGGCTCGGCGCGCTCATAAGCCTGTCCGTGTTCCACTTCGATTTCTCCATCATCGCCCTCGTGGCCGTGCTGCTGCTGATCGGCATCGTGAAGAAGAACGGCATCATGATCGTGGACTTCGCGCTGGAGCGGGAGCGCGCGGGCGCCAGCCCGCTGGAGGCGATCCGGGAAGCCTGCCTGCTGCGCTTCCGCCCCATCCTGATGACGACGATGGCCGCGCTGCTCGCGGGCGTCCCGCTGCTGGTGGGAACCGGCACCGGCTCGGAACTGCGGCAGCCGCTGGGCTGTGCCATCGTCGGAGGCCTCATCGTGAGCCAGTTGCTCACCCTCTACACGACGCCCGTGATCTACCTCTATCTCGACCGGATCTCCCGCCGTTCACGCCGCAGTCCCTCTGCCGTCGAAAGCATAGGCTGA
- a CDS encoding efflux RND transporter periplasmic adaptor subunit — protein MARTKGIPAAITLIWIASGLALAAPHPARAASEQPVPVQLATAETRDVPVFVTSPGTVTAYNSVTVRTRVDGELQHILFKEGQDVAEGQLLALIDPRTYEAALQSAKAQLQQHEATLSNARLNLTRDTELGKSDFVSVQTLDNERAKVAELEAQVASDQAAISRAATELSYTRIVSPLSGRAGLRLVDQGNIVHAGDAGGLVVINQIDPISVISTLPEQSLPAVVKAMRAGALQAQALSREDGRILATGTVSLIDNQIDPNSGTVKLKSDFANARDALWPGQFVDIKVRVDVLPHAVTIPASALQRGPQGLFVFAVGPDDRAQTAPVSAGQIADGTAVIETGLAPGQRVITGGQYRVRPGSLVTVSVSGEAGQ, from the coding sequence ATGGCCCGCACGAAGGGGATTCCCGCCGCCATCACCCTCATCTGGATCGCCAGCGGGCTCGCCCTTGCAGCCCCACATCCTGCCCGCGCGGCTTCGGAACAGCCGGTGCCGGTCCAACTGGCGACGGCAGAGACCCGGGACGTTCCCGTCTTCGTCACCAGCCCGGGAACGGTCACTGCCTACAATTCCGTGACCGTTCGCACCCGGGTCGATGGAGAACTCCAACACATTCTCTTCAAGGAGGGGCAGGACGTGGCCGAAGGGCAGCTCCTCGCGCTCATCGACCCCCGCACCTACGAGGCCGCGCTCCAATCCGCCAAGGCGCAACTCCAGCAGCATGAAGCGACCCTGTCGAACGCCCGGCTCAATCTCACGCGCGACACAGAGCTCGGCAAAAGCGACTTCGTGAGCGTCCAGACGCTCGATAACGAAAGGGCGAAGGTGGCCGAACTCGAGGCGCAGGTGGCGTCGGATCAGGCCGCCATCTCCCGCGCCGCGACCGAGCTCTCCTACACGCGGATCGTCTCGCCGCTCTCCGGCCGCGCCGGCCTGAGGCTGGTGGACCAGGGCAACATCGTCCACGCCGGCGACGCAGGGGGGCTCGTGGTCATCAATCAGATCGACCCCATCTCGGTCATTTCCACGCTGCCGGAGCAGAGCCTCCCGGCGGTGGTCAAGGCCATGCGCGCGGGTGCGCTTCAGGCCCAGGCCCTCTCTCGCGAGGACGGGCGCATTCTGGCGACCGGCACGGTGTCGCTGATCGACAACCAGATCGACCCGAACAGCGGCACGGTGAAGCTGAAGTCGGACTTCGCCAATGCGCGCGATGCCCTCTGGCCCGGCCAGTTCGTGGATATCAAGGTGCGGGTGGATGTCCTGCCCCATGCAGTCACCATCCCCGCCTCGGCGCTTCAGCGCGGCCCACAAGGCCTGTTCGTCTTCGCGGTCGGCCCCGACGACCGCGCGCAGACCGCACCGGTGAGTGCAGGGCAGATCGCCGACGGCACGGCAGTGATCGAGACCGGCCTTGCGCCAGGCCAGCGCGTCATCACCGGCGGCCAGTACCGCGTGCGACCGGGCAGCCTCGTCACGGTCTCCGTCAGCGGGGAGGCAGGCCAATGA